A section of the Deltaproteobacteria bacterium genome encodes:
- a CDS encoding class I SAM-dependent methyltransferase → MTERDRLKWIYSCKDNQELCERYNQWAQDYDAELMQDYGWQAPVLVTEFLSKYVSRDARILDAGAGTGLVGQCLYHQGYRDLVAIDLSENMLARARDKKVYRKLHQMVLGEPLDFPDAAFDAVVCVGVFTYGHAPASCLDELARITRDGGYIIFIQRSDANESLGFREKQEQLEATGIWRLVEASDPICAFSRKEDEVPHQIWVYQVLED, encoded by the coding sequence ATGACAGAACGAGACAGGCTAAAATGGATTTATTCGTGCAAGGACAATCAGGAGCTCTGTGAGCGTTACAATCAGTGGGCTCAGGACTACGACGCCGAATTGATGCAGGACTACGGCTGGCAGGCCCCTGTATTGGTCACCGAGTTCTTGAGCAAGTATGTCAGCAGAGACGCCCGGATTCTCGATGCCGGGGCCGGCACCGGGCTTGTGGGGCAGTGCCTCTACCACCAGGGCTACAGGGATCTGGTGGCCATCGATCTTTCTGAAAACATGCTCGCCAGGGCCAGAGACAAGAAAGTCTACCGAAAGCTTCACCAGATGGTACTGGGAGAGCCTCTGGATTTTCCTGACGCTGCCTTTGATGCGGTGGTCTGCGTGGGAGTGTTCACCTACGGCCACGCACCCGCCAGCTGCCTGGATGAACTGGCGCGCATCACCAGGGACGGGGGATACATTATTTTTATCCAGCGCTCTGACGCCAATGAGTCCCTGGGATTTCGGGAAAAACAGGAACAACTGGAGGCCACCGGCATCTGGAGGCTGGTGGAGGCGAGTGATCCCATCTGTGCCTTTTCCAGAAAGGAGGACGAGGTGCCCCACCAGATCTGGGTCTACCAGGTGCTGGAAGATTAG
- a CDS encoding transcriptional regulator, translated as MGTIRQQMGALLADKEMTARELSQAMGIPEKEVYQHLPHVARSAAAQNMRLMVQPVRCLACGYVFRKRQRYNRPGRCPRCRKTHLEEPRYRLCSL; from the coding sequence ATGGGAACAATCAGGCAACAGATGGGCGCGCTATTGGCCGATAAAGAGATGACTGCCAGAGAGCTATCTCAGGCAATGGGAATTCCTGAGAAGGAAGTGTACCAGCACCTGCCGCATGTGGCCCGCTCCGCAGCGGCCCAGAACATGAGGCTCATGGTGCAGCCAGTCAGGTGTCTGGCGTGTGGCTATGTTTTCAGGAAACGTCAGCGCTACAATCGGCCGGGGCGCTGCCCGCGCTGCAGGAAGACGCACCTCGAGGAGCCGAGATACCGGCTCTGCTCACTCTAG
- a CDS encoding BamA/TamA family outer membrane protein, whose protein sequence is MKRPVCALSFLLVLFISFSAYGQGVRLGPDGKVTQQTLSLPYAFYNESFGFALAYVYALVGYPQKQATMLTTFMAGSKGSAMGFLVGRDLKMPYLERLFLDPVVSVGYFQDAESYVNGKPRFAGQRAGSNDSDEDNFVKGDGWDNFFRMKFKYLLPIGNGKDEIISTYEIDRGLLTSEPTGGTSLNPLASGKTYLELRPFYRSQQLDGKHVDDKTKTSGLDIGFFWDNRDFYANPSQGLGLRGKLSRDFGLFDSSNSWTNLESELDVYIPLHLADWLRQTVLALDCWTSYSPTWDKQADGTVKNRPPAYTGPTLGGLWRMRGYPTQRFSDRSAIYYTAELRMIPHWNPFPGWPRVQKYVGIQWLQFVPFVEIGRVASRWSLSRLHSDMKWDVGLGMRAWAKGIVIRIDSAYSDENFGVQMMVSQPFQF, encoded by the coding sequence ATGAAACGACCTGTGTGCGCACTGTCTTTTCTCCTGGTGCTGTTCATCAGCTTTTCAGCCTACGGCCAGGGCGTCCGCCTGGGCCCGGACGGTAAAGTCACCCAGCAGACCCTCAGCCTTCCCTACGCCTTTTACAACGAGAGCTTCGGCTTCGCCCTGGCCTATGTCTACGCCCTTGTGGGCTATCCCCAGAAGCAGGCAACCATGCTGACAACCTTCATGGCCGGCAGCAAGGGCTCGGCCATGGGCTTTCTGGTCGGCCGTGATCTCAAGATGCCTTACCTGGAGAGGCTTTTTCTGGATCCGGTTGTTTCAGTGGGATATTTTCAAGATGCAGAAAGTTACGTCAACGGCAAGCCCCGATTTGCCGGGCAGCGGGCTGGGAGCAACGATTCAGATGAAGACAATTTCGTCAAAGGCGATGGCTGGGACAACTTTTTCCGCATGAAGTTCAAATATCTGCTGCCCATCGGCAATGGCAAGGATGAGATCATCAGCACCTATGAAATCGACCGAGGCCTTCTGACATCGGAACCAACAGGCGGCACCTCTCTGAACCCCCTGGCAAGCGGCAAAACCTACCTGGAACTGCGTCCCTTTTACCGCTCCCAGCAGCTGGACGGTAAACATGTGGACGACAAAACCAAGACCAGTGGCCTGGATATCGGCTTTTTCTGGGACAATCGCGACTTTTACGCCAATCCTTCCCAGGGACTCGGCCTGCGGGGAAAGTTGTCCCGGGATTTCGGCCTGTTCGACAGCTCCAATTCCTGGACGAATCTCGAGAGCGAACTGGATGTTTACATCCCGCTGCATCTGGCTGACTGGCTGCGGCAGACAGTGCTGGCTCTGGACTGCTGGACCTCCTACTCTCCCACCTGGGACAAACAGGCGGACGGCACTGTCAAGAACCGGCCGCCGGCCTACACCGGCCCCACTCTGGGCGGCTTGTGGAGAATGCGCGGCTATCCCACCCAGCGCTTCAGCGACAGGTCAGCCATCTATTATACTGCCGAGCTGCGGATGATACCCCACTGGAACCCCTTTCCGGGCTGGCCCAGGGTGCAGAAATATGTGGGCATCCAGTGGCTGCAGTTCGTACCCTTTGTGGAGATCGGCAGGGTAGCCTCCAGATGGAGTTTGTCGCGGCTGCACTCTGACATGAAATGGGATGTGGGCCTCGGCATGCGTGCCTGGGCCAAGGGCATCGTCATCCGCATAGACAGCGCCTATTCCGACGAAAACTTCGGCGTGCAGATGATGGTCAGCCAACCGTTTCAGTTCTAG
- a CDS encoding saccharopine dehydrogenase NADP-binding domain-containing protein: MKYLVLGAGLQGRAVIYGLFQLDPEADILVADLSTEAARRFVERVEIPSPEFIRLDAADSAKVSEWMSRADVIIDMLPITFNESMARLAISAGRHLVNTFYAGEIVKLHRTAVENGVTILPEMGMDPGIDLVMARRMLSSFDQIREFYSYGAGIPERDACNNILNYKISWTWEGVLTSYVRPARLLKGGREVLLAGAEVFAAENLHTVEHPELGALDAIPNGDALSYIDLLGLSADRLEEMGRYSLRWPGHAAIIRTWHQLGFFEEAPAPSLGVSPFMFLVKHFEPRLQYEEDERDLGIVSIRAVGTKDGQDLAITDTLIDRRDLATGLFAMNRMVGFSAAIAAQMIASQTIDKRGVLSPARDVPVEPFLEGLSRFGMEIVRKVGTSIKL; encoded by the coding sequence ATGAAGTATCTGGTGTTGGGGGCCGGCCTTCAGGGGCGGGCGGTCATCTATGGGCTTTTTCAACTGGATCCTGAAGCAGATATCCTGGTGGCAGACCTGTCAACCGAAGCAGCACGCCGCTTTGTCGAACGGGTCGAAATACCTTCCCCGGAATTCATTCGCCTGGATGCTGCTGACTCGGCAAAGGTTTCCGAATGGATGAGCAGGGCGGATGTCATCATTGATATGCTGCCCATCACCTTTAACGAGTCGATGGCAAGGCTTGCCATATCTGCTGGCAGGCATCTGGTGAACACCTTTTACGCGGGAGAGATTGTAAAGCTGCACAGGACGGCCGTGGAAAACGGGGTAACCATCCTGCCGGAGATGGGGATGGATCCGGGAATCGACCTGGTCATGGCCCGTCGTATGCTGTCATCTTTTGACCAGATCAGAGAATTCTATTCCTACGGCGCCGGCATTCCCGAGCGTGATGCCTGCAACAACATCCTCAACTACAAGATCAGCTGGACCTGGGAGGGCGTGCTGACGTCCTATGTGCGGCCGGCGCGGCTGCTGAAGGGGGGCAGGGAGGTTCTCCTGGCAGGTGCCGAGGTCTTCGCCGCAGAGAACCTGCACACCGTGGAGCACCCGGAGCTGGGAGCCCTGGACGCCATCCCCAACGGAGATGCCCTGTCTTACATTGATCTGCTCGGCCTTTCTGCAGACAGGCTCGAGGAGATGGGACGATATTCTCTGCGCTGGCCCGGCCATGCCGCCATTATTCGAACCTGGCATCAGCTGGGGTTCTTCGAGGAAGCGCCGGCGCCCTCTCTGGGCGTCTCTCCATTCATGTTTCTGGTGAAGCACTTTGAACCGAGGCTCCAGTACGAGGAAGATGAGCGCGATCTGGGCATTGTTTCGATAAGGGCCGTGGGAACGAAAGACGGTCAAGACCTCGCCATTACAGACACCCTCATCGACCGCCGCGACCTTGCCACCGGCCTCTTTGCCATGAATCGTATGGTGGGCTTTTCGGCTGCGATTGCGGCGCAAATGATCGCTTCGCAGACCATAGACAAACGGGGGGTCCTTTCCCCGGCAAGGGATGTGCCAGTAGAGCCCTTTCTCGAGGGACTGTCGAGATTCGGCATGGAGATTGTGCGAAAGGTGGGGACGTCCATAAAATTATAA
- a CDS encoding D-cysteine desulfhydrase family protein — MGIFPELEALLEKRISLAQLPTPVQNLEELSEELQVNLFVKRDDLTESVASGNKIRKLEYLLYHARQNGCDMLITCGGIQSNHCRATAAVAARLGMRCHLILRGEPPRIPVGNLLIDEILGATCSFYSRDDFKHLHDIEEETVAAFKAEGYSPYLIPMGGSNATGSLGYVRMVGELQEVDPAMDVMFCALGSGGTYAGIMIGLRHYQIPWSLHGIAVCDDAAYFEKEVARILKEFSRWYDVDLPADLLDTNFDDRFVGRGYGLNTLEELEELVRIARLEGMILDPVYTLKTFLGMVGQIKEGKIHKGANVLFIHTGGHYGIFPKGEEFLPLLDDRHSGRAKGSSGKGSPQGRAS; from the coding sequence ATGGGGATCTTTCCTGAACTCGAGGCCTTGCTGGAAAAGAGGATATCCCTTGCCCAGCTCCCCACACCCGTCCAGAACTTAGAGGAGCTCTCCGAGGAACTCCAGGTGAACCTCTTCGTCAAAAGAGACGACCTGACCGAAAGCGTGGCTTCAGGCAACAAGATCCGCAAGCTGGAGTACCTGCTCTACCATGCCAGGCAAAACGGCTGCGACATGCTGATCACCTGCGGCGGCATCCAGTCCAACCACTGCCGCGCCACCGCTGCCGTGGCTGCCCGGCTGGGTATGCGCTGTCATCTCATCCTCAGGGGAGAGCCACCGCGAATTCCTGTGGGCAACCTGCTCATTGATGAGATCCTGGGCGCCACCTGCTCCTTTTATAGCAGAGACGACTTCAAGCATCTTCACGATATTGAAGAGGAAACGGTGGCAGCCTTCAAGGCGGAGGGATACAGCCCTTACCTCATTCCAATGGGAGGCTCCAACGCCACCGGGAGCCTGGGCTACGTGAGAATGGTTGGCGAGCTTCAGGAGGTGGACCCTGCCATGGATGTCATGTTCTGCGCTCTCGGCTCTGGCGGCACCTACGCAGGCATCATGATCGGTCTGCGGCACTACCAGATTCCCTGGAGCCTGCACGGCATTGCCGTATGCGACGATGCGGCCTACTTCGAGAAGGAAGTTGCCAGGATTCTCAAGGAGTTTTCCCGGTGGTACGATGTGGATCTTCCGGCTGATTTGCTGGATACGAACTTCGACGACCGCTTTGTGGGAAGAGGCTACGGCCTCAACACCCTGGAAGAGCTCGAGGAGCTCGTCCGCATTGCCAGGCTGGAAGGCATGATCCTTGACCCGGTCTATACCCTCAAGACCTTCCTGGGGATGGTGGGGCAGATCAAAGAGGGAAAAATCCACAAGGGGGCCAATGTGCTGTTCATTCATACGGGCGGCCACTATGGCATCTTTCCCAAGGGCGAGGAATTTCTGCCTCTGCTCGATGACAGACATTCAGGCAGGGCAAAAGGGAGCTCTGGAAAAGGGAGCCCGCAGGGGAGGGCATCATGA